A window from Catharus ustulatus isolate bCatUst1 chromosome 14, bCatUst1.pri.v2, whole genome shotgun sequence encodes these proteins:
- the ARR3 gene encoding arrestin-C: MHHVCRAAHHLPALSKAVPNILLCFLHRVFKKTSPNSKLSLYLGKRDYVDHVDSVESVDGVCLIDPEYLKDRKVYVTLTCAFRYGRDDLDVIGLTFRKDIYVLTTQLYPPVPDQAPKTLTPLQEKLMKKLGEHAYPFTFEIATNLPCSITLQPGPDDVGKACGVDFEVKGFCAENLEEKIHKRNSVRLIIRKVQFAPSQTGPAPRAETTRQFMMSDKPLHLEASLDKEIYYHGEPIHVTVNINNTTNKVVKKIKITVDQITDVVLYSLDKYTKTVCTEEINENVAANSTFSKTYSVTPLLSANRQKRGLALDGKLKHEDTNLASTTMLRPGMDKEVLGILVSYKVKVNLVVSRGGILGDLTSSDVGVEMPVILMHPKPDDTKPRSDEDIVIEEFARQKLKGEKDDEDEKEEAEKEES, from the exons ATGCACCACGTTTGTAGGGCAGCCCATCATCTCCCAGCCTTGTCCAAGGCAGTCCCAAACatccttctctgttttctccacAGGGTTTTCAAGAAGACCAGCCCCAACAGCAAG ctttCCCTCTACCTGGGGAAGAGAGACTATGTGGATCATGTGGATTCAGTGGAATCTGTAG ATGGTGTCTGCCTGATCGACCCGGAGTACCTAAAGGACAGGAAAG TGTACGTGACTCTGACCTGCGCCTTCCGCTACGGCCGCGACGACCTCGACGTGATCGGCCTGACCTTCAGGAAGGACATCTACGTGCTGACCACCCAGCTGTACCCCCCTGTGCCCGACCAGGCCCCCAAAACCCTCACTCCTCTGCAAGAGAAGCTGATGAAGAAGCTCGGGGAGCATGCCTACCCCTTCACCTTCGAG atTGCCACCAATCTACCCTGCTCCATCACCCTCCAGCCTGGGCCAGATGATGTGGGAAAG GCCTGTGGTGTGGACTTCGAGGTCAAAGGATTTTGTGCTGAAAATCTGGAGGAGAAAATTCACAAGAG gaaCTCTGTGCGCCTCATCATCCGCAAGGTCCAGTTCGCCCCATCGCAGACGGGGCCGGCCCCGAGAGCCGAGACCACCCGGCAGTTCATGATGTCAGACAAGCCTCTGCACCTCGAAGCTTCCCTGGATAAGGAG ATCTATTACCACGGAGAGCCCATCCATGTGACCGTCAACATCAACAACACCACCAACAAGGTTGTGAAAAAGATTAAGATCACAG TGGATCAGATCACAGACGTGGTCCTGTACTCCCTGGATAAATACACGAAGACTGTGTGCACCGAGGAGATAAA TGAGAATGTGGCTGCCAATTCCACCTTCTCCAAAACGTACTCGGTGACTCCCCTGCTCTCGGCGAACCGCCAGAAGCGAGGCCTCGCTCTCGATGGCAAACTCAAGCATGAGGACACCAACCTGGCCTCCACCACCAT GCTGAGACCTGGCATGGACAAGGAGGTGCTGGGCATCCTGGTGTCCTACAAAGTGAAGGTCAACCTGGTGGTGTCCCGAGGAGG CATCCTGGGGGATCTCACTTCCAG tGATGTTGGGGTGGAGATGCCCGTCATCCTCATGCACCCGAAGCCTGATGACA CTAAGCCAAGG
- the LOC117003006 gene encoding diacylglycerol O-acyltransferase 2-like, whose amino-acid sequence MGTFGQEHCTGRAGASGSRASIQTALRTLLAVPWPSQRDVSSALQLLAVLQWVLSFLLLGIVSLLLLIYLLFTSLWLIPVLYVAWIIFDWDTPEKGGRRLPCLRRWTVWKHFRDYFPVKLVKTHDLSPRHNYIIGSHPHGILCVGAFCNFITGSTGFEELFPGIRSSLTTLAGNFRLPVFREYLMSGGLFPVTRRAIGYLLSQKGTGNAVAIVIGGAAESLSCRPGVTTLILKNRKGFVRMALRHGAFLVPSFSFGENDLFRQVVFEEGSWMRSIQRRFQKMMGFAPCLFYGRGLISCRSRGLLPYARPITTVVGEPLAVPKVENPSRELVDRYHELYISALLKLFNDNKTKYGLSESDELHIL is encoded by the exons ATGGGGACCTTTGGCCAGGAGCACTGCACTGGCAGGGCCGGTGCCTCAG GCAGCCGGGCCAGCATCCAGACTGCCCTGAGGACGCTGCTGGCCGTGCCCTGGCCCTCGCAGCGTGATGTCAGCTCTGCGCTCCAGCTCCTGGCCGTGCTGCAGTGGGtgctcagcttcctgctgctgg GAATCGtcagcctcctgctgctcatcTACCTGCTGTTCACCAGCCTCTGGCTCATCCCCGTGCTCTACGTGGCCTGGATCATCTTCGACTGGGACACGCCGGAGAAAG GTGGCAGGAGGCTGCCGTGCCTGCGGCGATGGACCGTGTGGAAGCACTTTCGGGATTATTTCCCGGTGAAG CTGGTGAAGACACACGACCTGTCCCCCCGCCACAACTACATCATCGGCTCGCACCCCCACGGCATCCTCTGCGTCGGCGCCTTCTGCAACTTCATCACGGGCTCCACGGGCTTCGAGGAGCTGTTCCCGGGCATCCGCTCCTCCCTCACCACGCTGGCCGGGAATTTCCGCCTGCCCGTGTTTCGGGAGTACCTGATGAGCGGGG GGCTGTTCCCGGTGACCCGCCGTGCCATCGGGTACCTGCTGTCCCAGAAAGGAACCGGCAACGCGGTGGCCATCGTCATCGGCGGCGCGGCCGAGTCGCTGTCCTGCCGGCCCGGTGTCACCACGCTCATCCTCAAGAACCGCAAGGGCTTCGTCCGCATGGCCCTGCGGCACGG GGCCTTCCTCgtcccctccttctcctttgGGGAGAACGACCTGTTCCGCCAGGTGGTTTTTGAGGAGGGCAGCTGGATGAGGAGCATCCAGCGGCGCTTCCAGAAGATGATGGGCTTCGCTCCCTGCCTCTTCTACGGCCGCGGGCTCATCTCCTGCCGCTCCCGCGGCTTGCTGCCCTACGCCAGACCCATCACCACCGTGG TGGGGGAGCCGCTGGCGGTGCCCAAGGTGGAGAACCCGAGCCGGGAGCTGGTGGATCGGTACCACGAGCTCTACATCAGTGCCCTGCTCAAGCTCTTCAACGACAACAAGACCAAGTATGGGCTGTCCGAGTCAGACGAGCTGCACATCCTCtga
- the P2RY4 gene encoding P2Y purinoceptor 4: MATPVRMFPVSLWTSTPAPWPGGNTTPAPEAKCVFNEEFKFILLPVSYSIVFVVGLPLNSWALWMFISRMRPWNATTTYMVNLALSDTLYVLSLPTLVYYYADRNNWPFGTGLCKIVRFLFYANLYSSILFLTCISVHRYMGICHPIRSLKWVKTKQARIICVAAWLVVIICLIPNLVFVTTSSKGNITLCHDTTKPEEFDHYVHYSSSIMALLFGVPFLVIVLCYCLMAKRLCKSSFSTPGLRMPSYKRRSIKMIIVVLTVFAICFVPFHITRTLYYTSRYFQADCRTLNIINFTYKITRPLASINSCLDPILYFMVGDKYRGQLRRGAAQRLRPVPTLDLALVSPFTDSMDGSHVASVTRGTGPARSGGGC, from the coding sequence atggccacTCCAGTGAGGATGTTCCCAGTTTCCCTGTGGACATCGACTCCAGCTCCCTGGCCAGGAGGGAACACAACACCAGCACCCGAGGCAAAGTGTGTCTTCAACGAGGAGTTCAAGTTCATCCTGCTGCCCGTCTCCTACAGCATCGTCTTCGTGGTGGGGCTGCCCCTCAACTCCTGGGCCCTGTGGATGTTCATCTCCAGGATGAGGCCCTGGAACGCCACCACCACCTACATGGTGAACCTGGCCCTGTCGGACACGCTCTAcgtcctgtccctgcccaccctggtCTATTATTACGCCGACCGCAACAATTGGCCCTTCGGGACGGGCCTTTGCAAGATCGTGCGCTTCCTCTTCTATGCCAACCTCTACAGCAGCATCCTCTTCCTCACCTGCATCAGCGTGCACCGCTACATGGGCATCTGCCACCCCATCCGCTCCCTCAAGTGGGTGAAGACCAAGCAGGCCCGCATCATCTGCGTGGCCGCCTGGCTCGTGGTCATCATCTGCCTCATCCCCAACCTCGTCTTCGTCACCACCAGCTCCAAGGGCAACATCACCCTGTGCCACGACACCACCAAGCCCGAGGAGTTCGACCACTACGTGCACTACAGCTCCTCCATCATGGCCCTGCTCTTCGGGGTGCCCTTCCTGGTCATTGTGCTGTGCTACTGCCTGATGGCCAAGCGGCTCTGCAAGTCCAGCTTCTCCACCCCCGGCCTGCGCATGCCCTCCTACAAGAGGCGCTCCATCAAGATGATCATCGTGGTGCTCACCGTGTTCGCCATCTGCTTCGTGCCCTTCCACATCACCCGCACCCTCTACTACACCTCCCGCTACTTCCAGGCCGACTGCCGCACCCTCAACATCATCAACTTCACCTACAAGATCACGCGGCCCCTGGCCAGCATCAACAGCTGCCTGGATCCCATCCTCTACTTCATGGTTGGGGACAAGTACCGGGGCCAGCTGCGCCGCGGGGCCGCCCAGCGCCTCCGGCCCGTGCCCACGCTGGACCTGGCGCTGGTGTCACCCTTCACTGACAGCATGGATGGCAGCCACGTGGCCAGTGTCACCCGAGGGACCGGCCCCGCGCGCAGCGGAGGCGGGTGCTGA
- the LOC117002904 gene encoding phosphatidylinositol 3,4,5-trisphosphate 5-phosphatase 2-like, protein MATAGWYHRDISQVVAEELLARAGRDGSFLVRDSESVKGAYALCLLFQRHVYTYRILPDDEGQLSVQTIQGIQAKCFRTLPELIGAYQHPNNGLVTPLLHPVHRPRPPEDSDGEDARGWGHTAPCPGAPPSSRTHIPQQLHQRLQEQVHSSPASDFMGFMAEYLTHHVQDLQALCHGHPQLRHLSTALATACRALHSEIDFTLAGLETLARVFDPPVSPRSPAREQGFLGSDPDLELLLSKISTVNHLLSSLEKKVLKSLQDTVTKHNLALPSMAVAPQPAARPLAMQNFEVKVGKSQRAALAVDVEAGTVTVTKRGSGSLEEVIPHDKILQLIKYQSVQSKVRLVCARENQKSLSRDFIFPSARKREAFCQLLQLMKIQHSNLDEPEIISVYVGTWNMGSTPPPRSLASWLTSRGLGRTQDETTACIPHDIYVIGTQENSLGDHEWVEFLCASLKTLMAIDYRVVALQCLWSIKMVVLVKPEHQRRISHVHTSSVKTGIANTLGNKGAVGVSFLFNGTSFGFVNCHLASGSEKTHRRNQNYSDILHSLALGDKRLGGFDLTLRFTHLFWLGDLNYRLDMDVQDILAHIVKKEFQALLAVDQLNLEREKNKVFLRFSEGDISFPPTYRYERGTRDTYVWQKSKPTGMRINVPSWCDRILWKSHPETHVVCNSYGCTDDIVTSDHSPVFATFEVGVTSQFVPKEAPGSSPEALACIEWESIEVILKTTSRSKCYIEFHSYCLEEMQRSGENTFQSCDIPGFLKLGWSSKHLPVLNPILPDLEYLGDQHLLLSIKGVESCESYGECCLALRSAIGSTAQQFETFLFHRGEETGSVRGRMRVRVPRGRCGTRERLYEWISFEEEDAEAAAEPPMCPKPPPQRLRSRPRSLPEPATGYTNPAYFIFEGVPNSWLPAPGETPKKQAESPAGGQPCRSPAAPRVPLPSEEEPWCGQPRCGPPSPSRGHPLSPPRAGHHKRPKSAVLTRDAVGLGDCSLYVATQLSQLEQVSPQRWGDRQEVPLRQPPQVLEPPPLPCREVPRPLGKRGAPGALDLEVQPPPPADLQPARM, encoded by the exons ATGGCGACAGCTGGGTGGTACCACCGCGACATCAGCCAGGTGGTGGccgaggagctgctggccagggctgggcgGGACGGCTCCTTCCTGGTGCGGGACAGCGAGTCGGTGAAGGGGGCATATGCCCTGTGCCTCCT CTTCCAGAGGCACGTCTACACCTACCGCATCCTCCCCGATGACGAGGGGCAGCTCTCCGTGCAG acCATCCAGGGCATCCAAGCCAAGTGTTTCCGCACCCTCCCCGAGCTGATCGGTGCCTACCAGCACCCCAACAACGGGCTGGTGACCCCGCTGCTGCACCCCGTGCACCGCCCCAGGCCGCCCGAGGACTCGG ACGGGGAGGATgcccggggctggggacacacggCGCCGTGTCCCGGAGCTCCCCCCTCCAGCCGGACCCACATCCCGCAGCAGCTGcaccagaggctgcaggagcaggtccACAGCAG CCCGGCCAGTGACTTCATGGGCTTCATGGCCGAGTACCTGACCCACCACGTGCAGGacctgcaggctctgtgccaCGGGCACCCGCAGCTGCGGCACCTCAGCACCGCGCTGGCCACGGCCTGCCGGGCGCTGCACAG tGAGATCGACTTCACGCTGGCGGGTCTGGAGACCCTGGCCAGGGTGTTCgacccccctgtgtcccctcgcAGCCCGGCCAGGGAGCAG GGCTTCCTGGGCAGCGATCCAgacctggagctgcttctcAGCAAGATCTCCACTGTCAACCACCTCCTCTCTTCGCTGGAGAAGAAG GTGCTGAAGTCGCTGCAGGACACGGTGACAAAGCAcaacctggcactgcccagcatGGCCGTGGctccccagccagctgccagGCCCCTGGCCATGCAGAACTTCGAG GTGAAGGTGGGGAAGTCGCAGCGTGCGGCCCTGGCGGTGGATGTGGAGGCGGGGACAGTGACGGTCACCAAGCGGGGCAGCGGCTCCCTGGAGGAGGTGATCCCGCACGATAAAA TCCTGCAGCTGATCAAGTACCAGAGTGTGCAGAGCAAGGTGAGGCTGGTGTGTGCCCGTGAGAACCAGAAGAGCCTGAGCAGGGACTTCATCTTCCCCAGCGCGCGG AAGCGAGAGGCTTtttgccagctgctgcagctgatgaAGATCCAGCATTCCAACCTGGACGAGCCTGAGATCATCTCGGTGTATGTCGGGACGTGGAACATGG GCAGCACCCCCCCACCCCGCTCCCTGGCCTCCTGGCTGACCTCGAGGGGCTTGGGGCGCACGCAGGACGAGACCACAGCCTGCATCCCCCACGACATCTACGTCATCGGCACCCAGGAGAACTCCCTGGGCGACCACGAGTGGGTCGAGTTCCTCTGCGCCTCCCTCAAGACCCTCATGGCCATCGACTACCGAGTG gtggccctgcagtgcctgtggagCATCAAGATGGTGGTGCTGGTGAAACCGGAGCACCAGCGGCGCATCAGCCACGTCCACACCTCCAGCGTGAAAACCGGGATCGCCAACACGCTGG ggaacAAGGGAGCTGTGGGCGTCTCCTTCCTTTTCAACGGGACCTCCTTTGGTTTCGTCAACTGCCACCTGGCCTCTGGCAGCGAGAAAACGCACAG GCGTAACCAGAACTACAGTGACATCCTGCACTCCCTGGCCCTGGGGGACAAACGTCTGGGGGGCTTTGATCTCACCCTGCGCTTCACCCACCTCTTCTGGCTCGGGGACCTCAACTACCGCCTGGACATGGACGTGCAG gacaTCCTCGCCCACATAGTCAAGAAGGAGTTTCAAGCCCTCCTGGCTGTTGACCAGCTCAACCTGGAGCGGGAGAAGAACAAGGTGTTCCTGCGGTTCA GTGAGGGCGacatctccttccctcccacgTACCGGTACGAGCGGGGCACCCGGGACACCTACGTGTGGCAGAAGTCCAAGCCCACGGGG ATGCGGATCAATGTCCCCTCGTGGTGTGACCGCATCCTGTGGAAGTCACACCCGGAGACCCACGTGGTGTGTAACTCCTACG GCTGCACCGACGATATCGTGACCAGTGACCACTCGCCTGTCTTTGCCACCTTTGAGGTGGGAGTCACGTCGCAGTTTGTGCCTAAGGAGG ctcctggctccagccccgAGGCGCTGGCCTGCATCGAGTGGGAGAGCATCGAGGTGATCCTGAAAACCACGAGCCGCAGCAAGTGCTACATCGAGTTCCACTCCTACTGCCTGGAGG AGATGCAGCGGAGCGGGGAGAACACCTTCCAGAGCTGTGACATTCCTGGCTTCCTCAAGCTGGGCTGGTCCTCCAAGCATCTGCCTGTG CTGAACCCCATCCTGCCCGACCTGGAGTACCTGGGGGACCAGCACCTGCTCCTCAGCATCAAGGGCGTGGAGAGCTGCGAGTCCTACG GCGAGTGCTGCCTCGCCCTGAGGTCAGCGATCGGCAGCACGGCCCAGCAGTTCGAGACCTTCCTGTTCCACCGTGGCGAGGAGACGGGCTCGGTGCGCGGCCGGATGCGGGTCCGGGTCCCGCGGGGCCGCTGCGGCACCCGCGAGAGGCTCTACG AGTGGATCAGCTTCgaggaggaggatgctgaggcGGCGGCGGAACCCCCGATGTGCCCCAAGCCACCCCCGCAGCGTCTCAG GAGCCGCCCCCGCAGCCTCCCGGAGCCGGCCACCGGCTACACCAACCCCGCCTACTTCATCTTCGAGGGGGTCCCCAACTCGTGGCTCCCGGCCCCCGGAGAAACCCCCAAGAAGCAGGCGGAGAGCCCGGCCGGGGGCCAGCCGTGCCGCAGCCCCGCTGCTCCGCGGGTCCCGTTACCCTCGGAGGAGGAGCCGTGGTGTGGCCAGCCCCGCTGCGGGCCACCGAGCCCGTCCCGCGGGCACCCACTGAGCCCTCCCAGAGCGGGCCACCACAAGAGACCCAAGTCGGCCGTCCTGACGAGGGACGCGGTGGGGTTGGGCGACTGCTCGCTGTATGTGGCCACTCAGCTGagccagctggagcaggtgtCACCGCAGCGCTGGGGGGACAGACAGGAGGTCCCTCTGCGCCAGCCCCCCCAGGTCCTGGAGCCGCCACCGCTGCCCTGCCGGGAGGTGCCGAGGCCGCTCGGGAAGCGCGGAGCTCCGGGTGCTTTGGACCTGGAGGTTCAACCTCCTCCTCCCGCCGACCTGCAGCCTGCCAGGATGTAa